Below is a window of Culturomica massiliensis DNA.
AATTCCGTTTTCCGCCAGAAATTTAGCTGTACCCGCAGTAGCAAAAATATTATAACCTTTATTTATCAACATTTTGGTTGATTCAAGCAGTTCTACTTTCGAACGGGCCGGGCCGGATGAAATCAAAATGTTTTTTTCGGGAATCCGGTGCCCTACAGACAACATACTTTTCAAGATCGCCTCATAGTAGTTTTCACCTATACAACCCACTTCTCCGGTAGAAGACATATCAACTCCCAATACAGGGTCCGCCTTCAATAACCGGGCAAACGAGAATTGAGAGGCTTTCACTCCGACATAATCCAAATCAAATACCGATTTATGCAATTCTTCTACCTGTTCTCCCAGCATTATCCGGGTAGCCATCTCCACAAAATTGTACTTCAATACTTTGGATACGAAGGGGAAACTCCGGGAAGCCCGCAGATTACATTCAATCACTTTGATATCGTTGTCTTTTGCCAGAAACTGCATATTGAAAGGACCCGAAATATTCAATTCTTTCGCAATCGACCGGGCTATTTTCTTGATCCGGCGAATGGTTTCGATATACAATTTTTGAGCCGGAAAGACAATGGTCGCATCTCCAGAATGTACTCCTGCAAATTCGACATGCTCACTGATTGCGTAGGCCTTTACAACTCCATCCTGCGCAACAGCATCGATTTCCACTTCTTTAGCCTGTTGTACAAACTCGGTTACAACTACCGGATGGTCTTTCGATACTTCTGCTGCCAATTCCAGAAAATGTAACAATTCTTCCCGATTTGAAACCACATTCATAGCAGCACCGGAAAGAACGTAAGAAGGACGTATCAACAAAGGAAATCCCACTTCATCTATAAATTTATATATGTCTTCAATACTGGTCAATTCCCGCCATCTCGGCTGATCGATTCCCAGTTGGTCGCACATGGTGGAAAATTTCTGACGATCTTCCGCCCTGTCAATAGACAAAGCCGAAGTACCCAGGATATTGACATGCTGCCCATACAAACGCATAGCCAAATTGTTCGGTATTTGTCCGCCGGTAGACACAATGACCCCTTTCGGCTCTTCCAAATCCACAATATCCATTACCCGCTCGAAAGAAAGCTCGTCAAAATAAAGACGGTCACAGGTATCATAGTCCGTACTTACCGTTTCGGGATTATAATTAATCATTACCGAACGATAGCCGGCTTTTTTAATTGCATTGACAGCACTTACACAACACCAGTCGAATTCCACACTACTCCCGATCCGATAAGCGCCGGAACCCAGTACAATAACCGATTTTCCGTCATGCTCGTAGGTTATATCCGTTTCTGCTCCGTTATAAGTAGCGTACAGGTAATTGGTTTTCGCCGGATATTCTCCCGCCAATGTATCAATCTGTTTAATACAGGGTGTAATTTCCAATTCTTTACGGTATTCCCTTACCTTCAACATTTTCTGATGTGCGGTAAGAGCATCGTCCTTTATTGTCAGGCGGCCGATCTGAAAATCGGAAAATCCCATCTGTTTCGCTTTCTTCAAGGTAGCAGGCATCACTCCCCGCACTGTCGTATATTTACTCAGCTCTTCTTTCATCCTGTGGATATTTTCCAAACGCACCAAAAACCATTTGTCGATTTTAGTCATATTGTGGATCTTATCTACAGAATATCCCTTATCGAAAGCTGCTGCTATAGCAAAAATCCGGTTATCCGTCGGATTCATCAACTCTTCGTCGATATCTTTTACTTCTTTTTTATTTCCAACAAAACCGTGCATTCCCTGACCGACCATACGAAGTCCTTTCTGAATTACTTCTTCAAAAGTACGTCCGATAGCCATGATTTCTCCTACACTTTTCATGGAAGAGCCGATCAATTTAGACACCCCTTCGAATTTGTTCAAATCCCAGCGGGGAATTTTACAAACGATATAATCCAATGCCGGCTCAAAACAAGCCGTCGTAACTTTGGTAACGGAATTCTTGATTTCATGTAAACCGTATCCCATAGCCAATTTAGCCGCTACAAAGGCCAAAGGATATCCTGTAGCCTTAGATGCCAATGCACTGGAACGGGACAGACGGGCGTTTACTTCGATCACACGGTAATCTTCTGAGTTCGGGTCCAATGTATATTGTACATTACATTCACCTACAATACCGATATGACGGATAATTTTAATAGCTATTTCCCGCAATTTATGATATTCGCTGTTGCTCAATGTCTGTGAAGGCGCTACTACAATACTTTCTCCCGTATGTATACCCAACGGATCAAAGTTTTCCATATTACATACCGTAATACAATTATCATACTGGTCACGCACTACTTCATATTCAATCTCTTTCCAACCTTTCAGAGATTCTTCCACTAACACCTGAGGAGAATATGAAAAAGCACTTCCGGCCAATTTTTTCAATTCCTCTATATCCGAACAAAAACCGGAACCAAGACCTCCCAAAGTATATGCAGCCCTGATAATCAAAGGGAATCCCAATACTTCAGCAGCTTTTAAGGCTTCGTCCATATTATTGGCAGCAATACTGCGGGGTGTTTTTACATCGATCTCGTGTAATTTTCCGGCAAAGATTTCCCGGTCTTCGGTATCAATAATCGCCTGAATCGGCGTACCCAATACTTCTACTCCGTATTTCTCCAATACCCCGCTTTTATACAGAGCCACCCCACAATTCAAAGCCGTCTGTCCTCCAAAAGAAAGAAGTATACCGTCTGGTCTTTCCTTTTCAATTACTTTTTCTACAAATTCCGGAGTAACCGGCAAATAATAAATTTTATCGGCAACTCCTTCTGAAGTTTGTACTGTCGCAATATTCGGATTAATCAGCACACTGTATTTTCCTTCTTCCCGGATGGCTTTCAATGCCTGAGAACCGGAATAATCAAATTCTCCGGCTTCCCCGATTTTCAATGCTCCGGACCCCAGTAATAATATTTTATTTATTTCCTTCATTTTCAAATGCAAATTACAGATTATAACTTTCTACCTTATTTTTCACCTATAATCTTACCGATTTTTACTCACTTCTATATTTTTAATAAACTCGTCGAACAGGTATTCGGTATCTACCGGTCCGCTGGATGCTTCCGGATGAAATTGGGCGGAAAAAAACGGTTTGTTTTTATGACGTATACCTTCATTCGTTCCGTCATTTACATTGACAAAAAGCGGTTCCCAATCGACAGGCAAAGTTTTATCGTCAATAGCAAAGCCATGATTTTGAGAAGTAATGTAACAACGATTTTTACCCGGCTCGACAACCGGCTGGTTATGACTGCGATGACCGTATTTCAATTTGTAGGTTTCTGCCCCCGCAGCTCTGGCCATCAATTGATTTCCCAAACAAATACCCATAATAGGTACGTTCTTATCAAGGACTTTCCGAATATTTTCAATCGTTTTTTCACATTGGGCCGGATCACCGGGACCGTTTGACAGGAAAATGCCGTCGCATTCTTCACTGGTAAAATCATAATCCCAGGGCACCCGTTTCACCTTTACTCCCCGTTTTAAAAGACAACGGATGATATTATACTTCACTCCACAATCTACCAATACCACCTCGTATTTCCCATTTCCATATTCTTTCACTTCAGAGGTAGATACCTGTGCTACTATATTTTCTTTATTGGGATCATAAAAATCGACATCCTGTCCGGCAAAAACGATTTTGCCCAACATAGCTCCGTGTTCGCGTAATTTTTTCGTCAAAGCCCGGGTATCTATACCAAAAAGTCCCGGTACCTTCTGATCTTTTAACCATTGCCCGAGACTTTTTTGAGAATTCCAATGACTGTATTCAAATGAATAATCGGAAATAATTAACGCCGTACAGTGAATTTTATCCGATTCAAAAAAAGCCGGCAAATCATCTTGCTTGGTATCGACAGGTACTCCGTAATTACCAATCATCGGATAAGTGGGTACTAAAATCTGTCCCTTGTAGGACGGGTCAGTCAAACTTTCGGGATATCCCGTCATTGCCGTATAAAAAACGACCTCTCCCGATACTGACTGTTCGTATCCGAAAGAGGTCCCTTCAAAAATGGTTCCGTCTTCCAGAACCAGTTGTGCTTTTTTCAGATTTTGCATATTCATTAAATACCTTATGTCCAAATTGGGACAAAGGTAGCTATTGTTTTTTGCTTTTGCAAGGAATGAATATGTAATATTTTTTGATATTTATGCATTTAAGACGTTTTAAAAATATAAAGCATTCACTATTATATATCGAAGGGGTTTATTATTTTTGTTCCACTAAAATAAGCTTCATTATGAGAAACAAGACCAAAAGACTTTTGACTATCCGGAAATTAATTGAATCTGAACTGATCTCTTCCCAGGAGGAGTTGTTATTCCGCTTAAAAGAATTAGGTGTAGAAGCTACCCAAAGTACTCTCTCACGGGATCTTAAATTCATGAAGGTTGCTAAAATACCTCATAAAGAAAAAGGATATATATATATAGTACCTGAAAGTGTAAATGAACAACGGGAAGAGAAAATATCTTCCATTATTACGGATGCTATTTTAGGTATTGATTTTTCCGGTAATATCGCCGTTATAAAAACATTACCGGGTTATGCCAATGCTGTTACTGTATTGATTGACAGCGAAAATTATTTTGAAATATTAGGTACAATTGCCGGAGAAGATACTATTGTTATCGTTATGAGAGAAGGTGTCAGCCGGAGCCAGCTGGTAGAAGTACTCACCTCCGTTCATCCGGACATGCGATCGTTATACAAATAACTGCAATTCAAAAAACAATATAATCAACCGGCATAAATACGCTTCAAAATCCGAATAAAACAAACTTTATAAATTATTTGTGCTCTTATCTCGAAAATAGTTTGTAAACTTGCACCCCGGATTTTAAACAAGTATCATGAAAGTTATTTATACTAAAAATGAACTGTTTAGCCTCATTGAAGGCTATAAAAAAGAAGGTAAATGTGTTGGTTTCGTACCCACTATGGGTGCTTTGCACAACGGACATCTTTCTCTCGTAAAAGCATGTAAAAACAGTTGTGATATAGCCGTGACAAGTGTTTTTGTCAACCCGACTCAATTCAATGATCCAGAAGATTTAAAACGTTACCCACGTACTCCGGAAAAAGATGCTGAATTATTGAAAACAGCCGGGTGCGATCTTGTATTTATGCCTTCCGTAGAAGAAATTTATCCGGAAAAAGATACCCGAAAATTTGATTTCGGTTATCTGGAAACTGTTATGGAAGGAGCTAAAAGACCGGGACATTTCAATGGTGTAGGTCAGGTAGTAAGCCGTTTATTCGATATCGTTCAACCGCACAAAGCATTTTTCGGAATGAAAGATTTTCAACAGGTTGCTATCATTAAAAATATGGTAAATCAATTGAAATACAACATCGAAATCATTCCCTGTCCCATTGTCCGTGAAGAAAGCGGTTTAGCACTCAGTTCCCGAAATGCCTTACTGGAGGAAGAACATAAAAAAAATGCTCCTCATATATACGCTACCTTAAAAAAAGCACGTAACTTAGTCGCCGAAATGAGTGTAGCCGATCTGAAAAAATGGATCACAGAAGAAATCAACAACAATCCCTATCTGGAAACCGAATATGTTGAAATCGTCGATGATACTACACTTAAAGTTATTGAAAACTGGAATGAAAAGGGAACGAAAGTTGTGTGTGTAGCGGTTTATGCCGGAAAAATTCGTTTGATTGACAATATTATACTCTGATCTTGAACTTAAAATTTACAATCTAAAATAACCGATATGTTCATTGAAGTTGTAAAATCAAAAATTCACAAAGTAACAGTAACCGAAGCAAACCTGCAATATGTAGGCAGTGTTACGATTGATGTGGCTTTGATGGAAGCCGCGAACATCATTGAAAACGAAAAAGTACAAATCGTCAATGTGAATAACGGAGAAAGAATAGAAACTTACGTTATCAAAGGAGAAAGAAATTCAGGAGTAGTTTGCCTTAACGGTCCGGCAGCCAGAAAATGTGCAGTCGGAGACATCGTTATCATTATTTCTTATGCTTCTATGGATTTCGAAGAAGCAAAACAACACAAACCTACTCTTGTATTTCCAGATACAACCACTAATCAGTTGATCTGATAAAAACATCTCAAAAAAATAAGGCTACCGTTCAAAAGGCGGTAGCTTTTCTTTTTTCAATATCTTAAAATAACGTAATGTATCCATCAAAATATACAATTCAATCAAATAACTGATAACCAGTACAAAGTATAGTTACAAAAAGTATATTCCATAATTTATCCCGGCTAAAAAACAAATCGGAAGTACATTACCGCCTGTTAAAAAGTTGTTACGAACTGTCGATTGAATGTTAGTAAAAAATGAACTGAAAATGAAAAAAAAATTTGATAATTCGGATTTTGAAATTCATTATGTTTTTTCCGGAAATTTCAAAAAATAGAAAACAGATTTAACCGAAAATCTTTATACAAATTACCAACATATTTTTTAAAATAAATAACTATTTTTTTCTATCTGTTCTCGATACTAACATTTGTTAATAACTACTCTATCTATTTAATTTTCAATAGATTCAATTTTATTCTATTGTTTATAACCGTATATCTGATTTTTAATAACGAAATAAACAACAATTTTAATCAAGAGTTTTTCCATATACTAACATCCTATATTCATATTCATAATAATTTTTAAAAAATAGAAATATAATAATAATAATATGTTCGTTTAAAACGTCCATTCGTTACCTTTGCCACCAATATGGGAAAATACAGCGAATTATGAATCCTTTAAAAAAACTGGCCGGTGATACCATTATTTATGGTTTCACAACGATTCTGGGACGTTTTGTCAATTGGTTACTGGTTCCTTTGTATGCAGGGATTTTTCCTGCCAGTGAATACGGTATAGTAACCAATTTAATGTCGTACATTGCTTTGTTAATGGTAATACTTACTTACGGTACTGAAACAGGATTTTTCCGATTCAGTACAAAAGATAACAGCAATAAAGTATTTTCTACTTTGATGTTTTCACTGACAGGTACGACTCTCCTGTTTTTTATCGTTGCTTTTTCTTTTCTTCCCGGCATTGCTGATTTTTTAGAGATACCGGATCATAAGAATTACCTTACTTTGCTGATACTGACTATTGGTATAGACGCTATTAGTTCCATACCTTTCGCTTTGTTGCGACTTCAAGGCAGACCGATACGTTTCGGTGTCGTTAAATTGGTCAATGTCGGGGTGAATATTGCTCTCAATTTATTTTTTCTTGTATTGTGTCCTTATCTGGAAAAAAACGGAATTCATATACCGTTCTATGATCCGGCAGGGGGGATTATCTATATTTTTATTGCCTATTTGATAGCTTCTGTAGTGACATTTCTGATGCTGGTTCCTTATATGTCTAAATTCCGGTTTTATTTTTCCTGGGGATTACTGAAAGACATTATGAAGTATTCATTTCCTATTTTTATTGTCAGTCTGGCCGGCATGATCAATTTGCAAGGGGCACAATCCTGGATGCCTAAAGTACTCGGGCAGGTGATGAGTTCGCAGGAAGCTATGGCAATGACCGGAATATACGGTGCTAACTATAAACTGGCTTTGATTATGTATATTTTTACCCAAGGGTTTAAATATGCTTTCGAACCTTTCTTTTTCAGTTATTCCAAACACGAAGATTCCAAAAAGGTCTATCAGGACGTATTTTTATATTTTACAGGATTCGGGCTGATTATATTTTTAGGGATTATGTATTGGATAGATATTATCAAATATTTTGTGCGTACTCCGGAATATTATTCAGGTATTATTATTGTTCCCTGGGTGTTGATGGCTAATTTATTTCAGGGAATGTATTATTCGCTTTCGTTATGGTATAAACTGACGGATAAAACAATGTACGGTGCTTATATGTCTGTAATAGGCTGTATTATTACTGTTTCTATGAATTTTATACTATTGCCCCGAATCGGGTATATGGGATCGGCATATGCCGTTTTCTGTTGTTTTCTGGTGATGTGTATTTTATCTTTAATCTGGGGAAAGAAGTTTTATAAGATCAGTTATGATTTGA
It encodes the following:
- the carB gene encoding carbamoyl-phosphate synthase (glutamine-hydrolyzing) large subunit yields the protein MKEINKILLLGSGALKIGEAGEFDYSGSQALKAIREEGKYSVLINPNIATVQTSEGVADKIYYLPVTPEFVEKVIEKERPDGILLSFGGQTALNCGVALYKSGVLEKYGVEVLGTPIQAIIDTEDREIFAGKLHEIDVKTPRSIAANNMDEALKAAEVLGFPLIIRAAYTLGGLGSGFCSDIEELKKLAGSAFSYSPQVLVEESLKGWKEIEYEVVRDQYDNCITVCNMENFDPLGIHTGESIVVAPSQTLSNSEYHKLREIAIKIIRHIGIVGECNVQYTLDPNSEDYRVIEVNARLSRSSALASKATGYPLAFVAAKLAMGYGLHEIKNSVTKVTTACFEPALDYIVCKIPRWDLNKFEGVSKLIGSSMKSVGEIMAIGRTFEEVIQKGLRMVGQGMHGFVGNKKEVKDIDEELMNPTDNRIFAIAAAFDKGYSVDKIHNMTKIDKWFLVRLENIHRMKEELSKYTTVRGVMPATLKKAKQMGFSDFQIGRLTIKDDALTAHQKMLKVREYRKELEITPCIKQIDTLAGEYPAKTNYLYATYNGAETDITYEHDGKSVIVLGSGAYRIGSSVEFDWCCVSAVNAIKKAGYRSVMINYNPETVSTDYDTCDRLYFDELSFERVMDIVDLEEPKGVIVSTGGQIPNNLAMRLYGQHVNILGTSALSIDRAEDRQKFSTMCDQLGIDQPRWRELTSIEDIYKFIDEVGFPLLIRPSYVLSGAAMNVVSNREELLHFLELAAEVSKDHPVVVTEFVQQAKEVEIDAVAQDGVVKAYAISEHVEFAGVHSGDATIVFPAQKLYIETIRRIKKIARSIAKELNISGPFNMQFLAKDNDIKVIECNLRASRSFPFVSKVLKYNFVEMATRIMLGEQVEELHKSVFDLDYVGVKASQFSFARLLKADPVLGVDMSSTGEVGCIGENYYEAILKSMLSVGHRIPEKNILISSGPARSKVELLESTKMLINKGYNIFATAGTAKFLAENGIDVTILYWPDEAKEPNIMDYLKNKKIDMVINIPKNLTKRELDNGYKIRRAAVDYNIPLLTNARLASAFIYAICKVDRKDIAIKSWDEYR
- the carA gene encoding glutamine-hydrolyzing carbamoyl-phosphate synthase small subunit; the protein is MQNLKKAQLVLEDGTIFEGTSFGYEQSVSGEVVFYTAMTGYPESLTDPSYKGQILVPTYPMIGNYGVPVDTKQDDLPAFFESDKIHCTALIISDYSFEYSHWNSQKSLGQWLKDQKVPGLFGIDTRALTKKLREHGAMLGKIVFAGQDVDFYDPNKENIVAQVSTSEVKEYGNGKYEVVLVDCGVKYNIIRCLLKRGVKVKRVPWDYDFTSEECDGIFLSNGPGDPAQCEKTIENIRKVLDKNVPIMGICLGNQLMARAAGAETYKLKYGHRSHNQPVVEPGKNRCYITSQNHGFAIDDKTLPVDWEPLFVNVNDGTNEGIRHKNKPFFSAQFHPEASSGPVDTEYLFDEFIKNIEVSKNR
- a CDS encoding arginine repressor; the encoded protein is MRNKTKRLLTIRKLIESELISSQEELLFRLKELGVEATQSTLSRDLKFMKVAKIPHKEKGYIYIVPESVNEQREEKISSIITDAILGIDFSGNIAVIKTLPGYANAVTVLIDSENYFEILGTIAGEDTIVIVMREGVSRSQLVEVLTSVHPDMRSLYK
- the panC gene encoding pantoate--beta-alanine ligase — encoded protein: MKVIYTKNELFSLIEGYKKEGKCVGFVPTMGALHNGHLSLVKACKNSCDIAVTSVFVNPTQFNDPEDLKRYPRTPEKDAELLKTAGCDLVFMPSVEEIYPEKDTRKFDFGYLETVMEGAKRPGHFNGVGQVVSRLFDIVQPHKAFFGMKDFQQVAIIKNMVNQLKYNIEIIPCPIVREESGLALSSRNALLEEEHKKNAPHIYATLKKARNLVAEMSVADLKKWITEEINNNPYLETEYVEIVDDTTLKVIENWNEKGTKVVCVAVYAGKIRLIDNIIL
- the panD gene encoding aspartate 1-decarboxylase; this encodes MFIEVVKSKIHKVTVTEANLQYVGSVTIDVALMEAANIIENEKVQIVNVNNGERIETYVIKGERNSGVVCLNGPAARKCAVGDIVIIISYASMDFEEAKQHKPTLVFPDTTTNQLI
- a CDS encoding lipopolysaccharide biosynthesis protein — translated: MNPLKKLAGDTIIYGFTTILGRFVNWLLVPLYAGIFPASEYGIVTNLMSYIALLMVILTYGTETGFFRFSTKDNSNKVFSTLMFSLTGTTLLFFIVAFSFLPGIADFLEIPDHKNYLTLLILTIGIDAISSIPFALLRLQGRPIRFGVVKLVNVGVNIALNLFFLVLCPYLEKNGIHIPFYDPAGGIIYIFIAYLIASVVTFLMLVPYMSKFRFYFSWGLLKDIMKYSFPIFIVSLAGMINLQGAQSWMPKVLGQVMSSQEAMAMTGIYGANYKLALIMYIFTQGFKYAFEPFFFSYSKHEDSKKVYQDVFLYFTGFGLIIFLGIMYWIDIIKYFVRTPEYYSGIIIVPWVLMANLFQGMYYSLSLWYKLTDKTMYGAYMSVIGCIITVSMNFILLPRIGYMGSAYAVFCCFLVMCILSLIWGKKFYKISYDLKKIAFYFSVALVFYFIGKYIRFENAWLTCIARMPLLFIFILLFLYREMKFIFSKDFIYKMFRKK